One Moritella sp. Urea-trap-13 genomic window carries:
- a CDS encoding efflux RND transporter periplasmic adaptor subunit, whose amino-acid sequence MYKRTSLAIISALMFSFSSYTIPVQAKSGNAGKGAERVVSVYTETVQYHEVSQSISLIGKLQSTQFVSVAPEVAGKVDSIKITANQTVKAGQLLVQLDDSKAQAALLEAKAYYTDEQRKLNEYSTLVKSNAITQTEVYAQSAIVAIAQARLAAAQANMDDHYLTAPFAGTVGLLDFSRGKMVSVGTELLTLDDLSTMQLDLAVPERYLSQLSTGMAVTSTSRAWDEQSFKGEVVAIDSRINAETLNLRVRVNFENKDNRLKPGMMMSSSVVFPAINEPIIPVQALEYSGTKRFVYVVGDDERVTRTQVSLGARIVDQVLIESGLGIGDRIVVQGLVNMRNGLQVKDLTGQQETN is encoded by the coding sequence GAGTTACACCATTCCAGTTCAGGCCAAAAGCGGCAATGCTGGGAAAGGCGCTGAGCGTGTGGTTTCTGTCTATACCGAGACGGTGCAGTACCATGAAGTTTCACAATCTATCTCATTGATCGGTAAGTTACAGTCTACGCAATTTGTTAGCGTGGCACCGGAAGTCGCAGGTAAGGTTGATAGTATCAAGATCACTGCCAATCAAACGGTGAAAGCAGGGCAGTTATTAGTGCAACTCGATGACAGTAAAGCCCAAGCGGCACTGCTAGAAGCGAAGGCTTATTATACCGACGAGCAACGTAAGCTAAATGAATATTCAACGCTGGTAAAAAGTAATGCCATCACCCAAACTGAAGTTTATGCACAATCGGCAATCGTCGCGATTGCGCAGGCGCGTTTAGCCGCAGCACAAGCAAATATGGATGATCATTATTTAACAGCGCCGTTTGCTGGTACGGTTGGCTTACTCGATTTTAGCCGCGGTAAAATGGTATCAGTAGGTACCGAACTGTTAACCCTTGATGACTTATCGACAATGCAGCTTGATCTCGCTGTACCAGAGCGTTATTTATCGCAACTATCCACGGGCATGGCTGTGACATCAACTAGCCGCGCTTGGGATGAGCAATCTTTTAAAGGCGAGGTTGTGGCGATTGATTCGCGTATTAACGCGGAAACGTTAAACTTGCGTGTACGGGTTAATTTTGAAAATAAAGATAACCGCCTTAAACCGGGCATGATGATGTCATCAAGTGTGGTTTTCCCCGCAATTAACGAGCCTATTATTCCAGTGCAAGCGTTAGAATACTCAGGGACTAAACGCTTTGTGTATGTGGTGGGTGACGATGAACGTGTAACCCGTACACAAGTATCACTTGGCGCGCGTATTGTTGATCAAGTTCTGATTGAAAGTGGCTTAGGAATTGGCGACCGCATTGTCGTGCAAGGTCTGGTTAATATGCGTAATGGACTGCAAGTAAAAGATTTAACTGGCCAGCAGGAGACTAACTAA